From the genome of Malus sylvestris chromosome 6, drMalSylv7.2, whole genome shotgun sequence, one region includes:
- the LOC126626549 gene encoding ubiquitin-conjugating enzyme E2 36-like — MANSNLPRRIIKETQRLLSEPAPGISVSPEEYPMAPPKVRFLTKIYHPNIDKLGRICLDILKDKWSPALQIQTVLLSIQALLSTPNPDDPLSENICKALEDK; from the coding sequence ATGGCGAACAGTAATCTTCCGAGAAGAATTATCAAGGAGACGCAGAGGCTTCTCAGCGAACCAGCTCCTGGAATCAGTGTTTCTCCTGAAGAATATCCAATGGCACCTCCAAAGGTCCGTTTCCTGACAAAAATATATCATCCTAACATTGACAAGCTTGGGAGGATATGCCTCGATATTCTGAAAGACAAATGGAGTCCAGCCCTTCAAATCCAGACAGTATTGCTGAGCATTCAAGCACTTCTGAGTACTCCAAATCCTGATGATCCGCTTTCTGAGAACATTTGCAAAGCACTGGAAGACAAATGA